Proteins found in one Ferrovibrio sp. MS7 genomic segment:
- a CDS encoding mitochondrial fission ELM1 family protein, whose product MLKTIWAVSERGAVGMQSQALGLGEALFAGGGFEAPKVYEVAFRWPYTWAPMTPAFASIKALTADTAAPFEEAAKNAQWPDLLITCGRKSALLALAVKRMSGGRTVCIHVQDPKSDPRHWDLLIVPEHDRARAPNVLVSKGALHRVTRAKLTASAEALAPQLEQIPSPRLAVLVGGNNRYYTLDTEWMAGFVAQLRQATQQGQGASWGILATISRRTGEAETNILRGGLASMPGTYLWDGTGPNPYFGFLGLADAILVTCDSVSMISEACATGKPVYVVRLPGNSKRFDAFFENLRRRGLIQWFDGHIAQWENTRLDDMDHIADEVRERLGWR is encoded by the coding sequence ATGCTGAAGACCATCTGGGCTGTTTCCGAACGTGGTGCCGTCGGCATGCAGAGCCAGGCGCTGGGCCTCGGCGAAGCCCTGTTCGCCGGCGGCGGCTTCGAGGCGCCCAAGGTGTATGAAGTGGCTTTCCGCTGGCCCTATACCTGGGCGCCGATGACGCCGGCCTTTGCCAGCATCAAGGCCCTGACCGCGGATACCGCTGCGCCGTTCGAGGAAGCCGCGAAGAACGCCCAATGGCCCGACCTGCTGATCACCTGCGGCCGCAAGTCGGCCTTGCTGGCGCTGGCGGTGAAGCGGATGAGCGGTGGCCGCACGGTCTGCATTCATGTGCAGGATCCGAAATCCGATCCGCGCCATTGGGACCTGCTGATCGTGCCCGAGCATGACCGTGCCCGGGCGCCGAATGTGCTGGTGTCGAAAGGCGCGCTGCACCGTGTCACCCGTGCCAAGCTGACCGCCTCGGCCGAAGCGCTGGCGCCACAGCTTGAACAGATTCCGTCGCCGCGCCTGGCGGTACTGGTCGGCGGCAACAACCGCTACTACACGCTGGATACGGAATGGATGGCCGGCTTCGTGGCGCAGCTTCGCCAGGCGACACAGCAAGGGCAGGGTGCCTCCTGGGGCATCCTCGCCACCATCTCGCGCCGCACCGGCGAGGCCGAGACCAATATCCTGCGCGGGGGCCTGGCCAGCATGCCCGGCACGTATCTATGGGATGGCACGGGACCGAACCCGTATTTTGGCTTTCTCGGCCTGGCCGATGCCATTCTTGTTACCTGCGATTCCGTGTCGATGATTTCCGAGGCCTGCGCCACCGGCAAGCCGGTCTACGTCGTCCGGCTGCCTGGGAATTCCAAGCGTTTCGACGCTTTTTTCGAGAATCTGCGCCGCCGCGGCCTGATCCAGTGGTTTGATGGCCATATCGCGCAATGGGAAAATACCCGGCTCGACGATATGGACCATATTGCGGACGAAGTGCGGGAGCGTCTAGGTTGGCGCTGA